The DNA window CTCAATCGCTGTGCTCCATGAATAGCTCTGTCTTCGAACACTTTCCAAACTATGTCCGGCCGCCGTACATGTCAGATGACTCATAGGAACCGCATATGTTTGAGACCCTGGGCTCTTGGGCCGATGCGAAGCCGGTCTCAGCGTTGGGAAATCCGATGCGCTGTAGGCGGTAACACATGCAGTTCTCTTCCTCTTCTGTCGCGGCTTGCGCACGAATTCTGATGCCGGGGCCGGGGAACCGGGAACATGCCGGCGCTGGCGCGAGTGACTTGCCTCCGCGTGTGCACCGATTGCCCATGGGTGTGGATTGCCGCGAGCTGATGACAGACCGTTCGAACGTCGTGGCCGCACTATCAAGATCGGGCAGTGCACATCCCAGCCGATTCCTGTGAATCTTCTATGTGAACCCTGACGATCGGCTGCGGCGTGGCCACAATGGGAAGATGACGTCGTCAATGGCCAGCGACCGAACACCTCGCAAGGCGATCCTCGGACAGCTGCCACGGATGCAGCGGCCGGACGGATCGCCTATTCGGGTGCTGCTCGTCGACGACGAACGTGCGCTGACCAACTTGGTGCGAATGGCGTTGCAGTACGAAGGCTGGGACATTTACGTTGCCCATGACGCCCAGGAAGCGCTCGCTCTGTATCAATCGAACGAGCCCGATGTCGTCGTCCTCGACATCATGCTTCCCGATCTGGACGGGTTGGGGGTAATGGAGCGCCTCCGCCAGTCGGCGACATACACACCGATTCTGTTCCTCACCGCCCGCGACTCGATCCACGACCGGGTCGAGGGTCTGACCGCAGGCGGAGACGATTACATGACCAAACCGTTCAGCTTGGAGGAGTTAGTCGCCCGATTGCGCGGTCTACTGCGCCGGTCGGCGTACATGACTCCAGATGACCAGGAACGCATAACGGTCGGCGATCTTGAGCTCGACGGAGCCAGCCGGGAGGTCCGCCGTGCCGGAGTTCCGGTTGCGCTCACCTCCACCGAGTTCGAGCTCCTGCGATTCATGATGCGAAACCCGCGGCGAGCACTGAGCCGCCAAGAAGTGCTGCAGCGGGTATGGAACTACGACTTCGGCGGACGTTCGAGCGTCGTCGACCTATATGTCTCCTATTTGCGCAGGAAGATCGATGCCGATCAGGAGCCGATGATTCAAACCGTCCGCGGGGTTGGCTACATGTTGCAGCCCATTCAATGACCTTGATGCACGCCTCGAGAGGCTGGCGCACGTGGCCCCTTCGGCACCCAGCTCGTGCTGGGATGGCAGCGACATCAAGCACGTTCACCTCGCAAGCGGTGTACGTCGACGTGGCGTGCTGAGCTCAATACGGTTCTATGGTGCGGTCGTGCACCGCCGCCATCGAAATCTGTGCCGTGCTCTGAGTTCTTGGCAGTCTCACCGCAAATGTCGTCGTCCCGCCGACCGACTCGGCCACAATCGTGCCGCCGTG is part of the Mycolicibacterium tusciae JS617 genome and encodes:
- a CDS encoding response regulator transcription factor is translated as MTSSMASDRTPRKAILGQLPRMQRPDGSPIRVLLVDDERALTNLVRMALQYEGWDIYVAHDAQEALALYQSNEPDVVVLDIMLPDLDGLGVMERLRQSATYTPILFLTARDSIHDRVEGLTAGGDDYMTKPFSLEELVARLRGLLRRSAYMTPDDQERITVGDLELDGASREVRRAGVPVALTSTEFELLRFMMRNPRRALSRQEVLQRVWNYDFGGRSSVVDLYVSYLRRKIDADQEPMIQTVRGVGYMLQPIQ